One window of the Methylocystis parvus OBBP genome contains the following:
- the pth gene encoding aminoacyl-tRNA hydrolase, which produces MLLFVGLGNPGRQYAKNRHNIGFMAIEAIARRHGFATARSRYQGLVSEGNIGGEKVLLLEPQTYMNESGRSVGEAARFHKIPVGDIVVFHDELDLAPAKCRVKVGGGVAGHNGLRSITAHVGNDYKRVRMGIGHPGDKSLVHGYVLNDFAKSEEGWVEALCDALADNAALLVKGDDNGLQNRLHLAMEAKGFGAVKRVGEKE; this is translated from the coding sequence ATGCTGCTCTTCGTCGGCCTCGGCAATCCTGGCCGCCAATACGCAAAGAACCGGCACAATATCGGCTTCATGGCCATCGAGGCCATTGCGCGCCGCCACGGCTTCGCGACCGCGCGCTCGCGCTATCAGGGCCTCGTCAGCGAGGGCAATATCGGCGGCGAGAAAGTGCTGCTGCTCGAGCCGCAGACCTATATGAACGAAAGCGGCCGCTCGGTCGGCGAGGCCGCGCGCTTCCATAAGATTCCCGTCGGCGACATCGTCGTCTTTCACGACGAGCTCGACCTCGCGCCGGCAAAATGCCGCGTCAAGGTCGGCGGCGGCGTCGCGGGCCATAACGGGTTGCGCTCCATCACCGCCCATGTCGGCAACGACTATAAGCGCGTGCGGATGGGCATCGGCCATCCTGGCGACAAGTCGCTCGTGCATGGCTATGTGCTCAACGATTTCGCCAAGAGCGAGGAAGGCTGGGTCGAGGCGCTTTGCGACGCCCTCGCCGACAACGCCGCTTTGCTCGTAAAGGGCGACGACAACGGCCTGCAGAACAGACTGCATCTCGCCATGGAGGCGAAGGGCTTCGGCGCGGTGAAGCGGGTCGGCGAGAAGGAATGA